The Juglans regia cultivar Chandler chromosome 11, Walnut 2.0, whole genome shotgun sequence genome contains the following window.
CGCTACTGATGCTGCAAGAAGTGCTTCTGACATTGTTCTCACTGAACCTGGGTTGAGTGTTATTATTAGTGCAGTGCTAACTAGCAGAGCTATATTCCAAAGAATGAAGAACTACACTGTTAGTTTTCTCtcctctattattattatagacCATGCTCTAAGTTCTCCTTTGGGTGAAAATTTATGGAATcccttgctttttttttttttttctttcttgcagATATATGCAGTCTCCATCACCATTCGTATAGTTGTAAGTACATACTGAAATGCTTTCAAACTTAATAAGTAGTTCTTAGAGAATTGGTCCTAATCAACATGTTTTTTTCCTACTTGCAGTTTGGTTTCATGCTTATTGCTCTGATATGGAAATTTGACTTCTCTCCCTTCATGGTTCTGATCATTGCCATTCTAAATGATGGTGAGTTCTTGATAAATGCGCATGTAAACCGATTTAAAACTCTTTCATTATTTGTGCTTACACATCTTGATTTGTATTTGACACGAGGTATTGTTGTATTGAAGGAACAATTATGACAATCTCAAAGGACAGAGTGAAGCCATCTCCTCTGCCAGATAGCTGGAAACTGAAAGAGATATTTGCTACTGGGGTTGTTCTTGGAGGTTACTTGGCATTGATGACAGTCATATTCTTCTGGTTAATGAAGGACACTGACTTCTTCCCTGTACGCAAGAGATTTCTTCTTCATATCTATCGCGTAACTGTATTTAATTTCaaggtagtttttttttatgttcttttgaCTTTTGTTTAACATTATTTCCATTGTTGTTGTTTTAGGAGAAATTTGGTGTAAGGCATATAAGGAATAACGACAATGAAATGATGGCTGCTTTATACTTGCAAGTGAGTATTGTGAGCCAAGCTCTGATATTTGTGACTCGATCACGCAGCTGGTCCTATGCTGAACGCCCTGGATTGCTATTGATTACGGCTTTCTGTATTGCACAACTGGTAAGAATAATGGATCCTCGGATACCTTTTAGGTAGTACTTACtcgaattttattaataactctTACTGCGAGGGGATAACTTATACAAATCttcaagatgcatgcatgctgtcaaacttaatcaataaaaatttaactctCACGATCGATCTGCTCTGAAATTAAATTGTGGGCTGGGAGGAAAAGTGTATCCACACCGTTTCCTTTTGCTCTCTCTTCCATTACCACCCAaccaaacacaagaaaatacccctccctctccctctgtTTACAAGAAGCTGCTAACTGATTATGGTCTTCTCAGATTGCAACTGTCATAGCAGTTTATGCCAACTGGGGATTTGCGAGGATTAAAGGAATGGGTTGGGGATGGGCTGGAGTCATCTGGCTTTATAGTCTTGTCTTCTATGTTCCACTTGACATAATAAAGTTTGCCACCCGTTACATCTTAAGCGGGAAGGCATGGACGAACATGCTAGAAAACAAGGTAATTTGGTTTCTTTTCTGTTTCAGAAAGTAGAATATGGATTAATCTTATTGGAAGATTTAATTGAAGCTtcaatttactctttttttttttattattaaattcaatGTAACAGACAGCCTTTACCACCAAAAAAGATTACGgtaagggggagagagaagctCAATGGGCTCATGCTCAAAGAACCCTACATGGGCTTCAACCGCCAGAATCCTCTAATCTCTTTTCTGAGAAGAGCAGCTACAGAGAGCTGTCTGAGATTGCTGAACAGGCCAAGAGGCGAGCTGAGGTTGCAAGGTAAGCCATAATCTTATTAGgctctaaataaataaaaatgaacattgATATTTTTTCCATGTTATATGATCTTTTAGCAGTGTTTTTATTGTCCATTAACTCATGATcaagagaaataatatatatgatatgttgcATGCACTACTGTGGATCAGTATTTAAGAAAGTAACCTTCtcatttctttataattttgttttggtatATATAGGCTTCGGGAGCTTCACACACTGAAGGGGCATGTGGAGTCAGTGGTGAAGCTGAAAGGGCTGGACATTGACACAATCCAGCAACATTATACCGTGTGAAAAACCAGATCAGAAGCTAGCAACGATCGGAGGGGGATCAAAAGGGGTGTGGTTTGATGGTACTGTGTTAATCTCAAAAAAAGCAGGCCTAAGTCCTAACTAGTTAAACCTTTCAAGCGAGAGGAAAGCACGTTTGTCCTACGTACAACTCTCCCagcttgttttcttttcctaagCGTATTATAAATTCCAAGAGTAGTAGTACTGCCGGAAGATGATGTTGCATTTGATTTCTTCATTTAATTGCTCTGATGTGGGAGCGGAGTAATCATCATGTGATATGATCACTTGCACAGTTTTCTTGGCTAGCTCGaacttctcctttttttttttttcttttttctttgttatcatatatatatgccatatcGTCGAATGGAAGTGATCAAATGTAAACAgaaaacatgcatatatgagGGTATGATCTGGACCTGGGAGAATAAAAAATCCATGGGGTTTCTACGGCAATgtacaaataattataaagttatatagATCTATTGGTGTCTTGCTAGCTTCACGTTTCTTGCATGATCACAGCCTTAAATAGATACAGAAAACTCCATTTTTTCCTAATTTAGTGCGATCAATTACGAAATTTCACATGTGACTTTTTACAGcgattatttttattgtttattgtttatattatttggtGGCCCAAAAAATCTTTCGGAGCCCCTAGCTAGTCTTGaatcttgatatatataattctctTATTCCTAATCGTTGACTTTTAACTGATACTTCACCCACCAATTTTAGTAACGCtgcattcttttcttttgcctttttggTAAGTTTCTAGTGGAGCATtatgaaaattctatacattatattattattttatttttatctcattaagtatgatgtgacatatttattattattaaataattatttattacatatctttttattatctaataataatgaatatgCCACATATCATTTAGTATAGTAGTGTATAGTATTACTCGGAGTATTAATAAAACTGCATTCATTTTATTGCCGtgtgaaataaaaattagtttaattattctttttttcaccTGTCAGACATATATAcgcatatatatttcaaaattgtcTGTTTATAGTTCTAGCTAATTTAGAGATCAACTTAATTATGtgcatatttaatatatatatataattatttatttatctcatAAAAGTTCATTCTTGTCATAATTTGCATGACAGCCACATGTAAGTCGAAAAAAGTATAAAAGTCGATCTAATTCACAAAAGTGAAAAAAGTATAAAAGTCGATTACTCATgatcaaatttatataataaaagtatatacGGCTTGCAGCATTAGTTGGAGAagtactataaatataaaaagattttataaaaataaatttataaatgtgtaacgtagttttatgtgatctattaaatctattttataatataaataattttataatctgatgaaTAACAtctaatcatattaatttataaatttatttttatgtaattctttatgtttaaaatatttctcttgctAGTTATCAACGTTTACATCTTCTTCTTAGCCTTATCACTTCTGTAACCAGCAGGTTGTTTAACCGGGGGggataaaaaaagagaagaaaaaacaacTTTGCGCTCCAAAGCCATTGATTTAGGGGATGCTTAAAGAGATtggataaaaattttgtgaatagtaataattaagatagtttgtgataatagtgagatagtttgaattaatgttttatggggttttgagaaagaagaaataaaaaattgaataaaaaatattataaagttaaaatattgttaaaatattattttataatattatttttattttgggatttgaaaaaaaataaaattttttttgaaagtttgaaaaaattgtaatgattagtttgaaaatatttacgtttgagtaatgtttaaaaattaaaaaaatgaaatgagatgtaatGGAATGAAAATTACTTCCAAATATTCCCTTAAGCGCATATTAATTCATGTGATTCTTGTTTAGCATCCAAGCTAGCTAAATAAAACAAGCAAGTTGCATtgttcatgatatatattactaatattaatGGTTCAAAACACAtgcaaattataatattaatattggcCATTAATGGAAGCTGCTGCAAGAATTCAAGGGATCTAATAATTGACTTAAGAACTCGTACCATaagcttataatattttaccaGATCATGCTCGTGCCACTTTACAAATTAAACAATTACGTCGcgcgtttggataatgaattaatcttaaaaaatttataaatagtaatacaaaaataaaaaaatattaaataatagtaaaaaataggtgaaaattaataacaaaataataaataatagtagagTATTCTCACCCTAcatactacatattatatttattttaatatttttttcttataaaaaatctgtggtttataaataataaatagaataactcatgaattagtttaataataataaaataaataataataataataataaataattttaaaatatataaattatgtggGATAAAGACTAACATTCCCCTACATAAAATGATATCCATGAGTGCCATAAACCTTTCCACGCGGATTACATAGAACCAAGTGCAGAGAATAAAGTGGCttgcaaaagaaacaaaattagcTTGTATTTTCCACTAGAAACCGAAGAGCATTCACCTGCAACTCAAGACAGGTTATATAACTTCCCACTTCTTTGAGCAACTCATCATCAGCATCCATCTCATTTCCCCCTGGTAAAAGATTTCTAAGATTCTTCAACTGGCTGCTACTGATCTTCTGCTCTTCACTTCCATCTTTTTTTCTCAGTATTACTGATCTCCTATTACTCCTAGTGATCAGCTTCTTAAGTTCTGGCTTACtataattagggttttgagaaaatttctttGGGATCAACGCATTAGAAACAGGTAGTGAAATCTTACCATTATTTTGCCTACAAGTGTAATGACTGTTGGAAGATGTAAGATGATGAAAGCTGGAAGAGTTCGTGAATCCACCTGCATCGTGATGATCATCATTTGTTTGAAGCTTTAGTTTCAAGGCACGACTCCATGCAAACTCCTCAGCAGACAGTACCATTGCCATGTCCACTTCATGTCGAACAAGTTTCTCCAACCTATCCTTTGGTTGATTATCATTTTCATCTGATAGAATCTTTTGGTTGATCTTCAATAAAGCTGGCACTAAGTGATCCACATATCTTCTTGTAAACACGGCGCGTACTTTTTCGTTTGGTTCAAGGGAATAAATGCGTCTCTTTGTTCGCATTTGCCTCTCCATCCAAGAAATGAACAATGCTGCCACGTACGGCCACAGCTAAAAAACAGACGAGGAGGATATAacaatgaaagaagaagaagaagaagaagaagaagaaaatgtaggtggtaaataaataaaacaagtaccAAGATCACAGGCCTGTGGTGATTATAAGGGCTATATTTGTATTAGGGAGAATTGCTAAATCAAAGGGGCTCGAGTCAAATTTAGGAGGATATGATACGAAGAAACGAAAATAGAAAACGAATTAATTGAAAGAGAACAATACGAGAGAGATATGTGTAatgctctctttttcttttggtttggatTATTCTCCACCGCGAAGATGGAGGCAAAAGAAGTTTGCAGTGCTGGTTGAATTAATCATCTGCAGCCTGCAGGGGTTTTTAAACAAAGAATAGATGGGGGAATGTGTGACATCTTATCCTAGTCCTATCCTGGCCCACCATAACACTCATGTTCCAAACAAGCCTTGACATGTGGACTCAGGATCACAAATCGATGATTTGATACCTCGGAAGGGACCATCCCATGCATGCCATAGGAAATTGCCTTTTGGATTTGGAATGCCTCAAATATGGGGGGGCTCTAATTCTATGTAGTAGTACTGATCAAGGCCAAGGGTAGGAAACTGATCAGTTTATTTATTACtagcagagacagagagatcagagagagagagagagagagagagagagagtttgtggATGGAAAAAGAGAGCTGATGATATAGATAGATACCATAcataattagaatatttattttacataaaaaatatatatatattatacccAATCCAagtcatataaatttttaaatttataaaatgatctGTTGTCAACTTCCAAAGGAtcagaaaaagtaaaaattaagtTGATTACTAGAGATGGAATAAAGCAAAAGGAGTACTGATATATGATCTTCATGTACAAAGGATTTGATCAGTGCAAAATCTTTGGAGAGGCTCAGATCAGGCACATGGCCTCACATGCATGCCGCTAGCttctttaatttccttttgCACCAACCTAATTCCGCGGGGGGACTCTCTCCCATGTGCACTACGAAACAAAACACCAAAGTCCCACTATAAATGCAATCACATGACTCATGACTCCACGCACTTATTACTCatgctattattattattttccttaaattttttcCAGAgtctttctcaaactttttcgCTCATATCAAATCAACCAGCTCATTCGTACTCCACTTTCaacctccttcttcttctcactatgtatatgtattttttcttttcttttttttgttgtttatctCAAGTTGGCAGGGATTTTAGCCACCAGATTCAATGAAAAGACAGGCCATTTGGCGCCAATTACCAATTCTAGCAGAGTAATTATTCGTcgtctcaatttatctcattacgtgatattagatgattcgaaattatttattatatttcacttgtaaattttttttatctaatatcacatcataaaatgatgagagcatgataaaaaaatatatgatgaataaattttttcattctaGCAACCTAACGCTAGCCTATTCCCAAGTTGTTGTGCCTAGCTAGCCAACTGCAGCCTCCGGTGGCCAAGTCTTTCTAGCTAGAGTTGCAGACCGATCTTCTATTGGAgtgtatgtggagactggttttggagctgaaaaatgtgtttgctgaaagttggctCTACAGTGCTCTTGAGCGAAATTCACTTGACATATTGCTCGAGCAAAGTTcaagtccgagagttcgctTGAGATCTGCTCGACACCCCGCTCGAACCAATGTTAATTTGGTCGTTCACTCGAGACGAGCTCAacacgccgctcgagcgaagtactcAGTTTTTACCAAATTAGGGTTTTCAATGtcgtttgctatatatatatcatatttgaCATGTCTTATACTCcttaagcatattttgagagataaCAATTGTTTAGTGAGTGTATATTATGTGAGAGAACAAAAAGCtttagagagtgtgagttgagattgagtggtTATAATCTCCTCtagttaataagatttttgcaaCTCTATGgatgtaggcaatttgccgaaccacataTATTGAGCGTCTTGTgcttgattgtgttgcttttattttatttgtcatcgttggtgtgtgtgttttgacaacatttcacaacaactggtatTAAGAGCCAATGttggatctgaaggagaacgaTGACTGGAGATCAAATGAAAGCACAAGGGATCTAGAAGTTCGATTGTACCGATTTTGGGTACTGGAAGGTGCAGATCGAGGACTATCTCTATAGGAAGAGGCTTCACCTTCCACTGTTGGGAGAGAAGCCGGCGAGCATGGATGATGTTGAGTGGACCCTGTTAGATCGACAGGTTCTAAAGGTTGTTCGGTTGACCTTGTTTAAAacagtggcacacaatgtcagtaaggagagaaccacgATGGATCTCATGACGATTTTGTTAGGTATGTATAAAAAGCCGTTTATGAACAATAAGGTGTACTTGATGAAATAATTGTTCAATCGGAATATGTCGGAAGATATGTCTGTCACCCAatacttgaatgaattcaatatgataaaaaatcaactgtcttctgtagagattgagtttgatgatgagatcagagtGTTGATTCTGTTGGCATCGTTGTCAAATAGTTGAGAGGCCATGAGGATGGCTGTGAGTAGTTCAGCTGTCAAGATAAAATTGAACTAcgacgacatacatgacatgATACTTGTTGAAGAGGTACGTAGGAGAGACTCATGTGAGTCCTCGGGTTCTGGATCGACCCTGATTGTGGACAATAGGGGTATAGGACATGACATATCAAACTCTAAGAGCAGAGAGAAGAGCAAGACAAGATCTGGGCAGTAGATCACATGCTGGAATTGTGGCAAGCCGGGCCACATCAAGAGAAATTGTAGGAATcaagaaagtgttgaggatgatgttatgaacgTAGTGgtagaagaaattcatgatgccttacttcttgCAGTGCACAATCAGATTGGTGATTGGATGTTGGATTCAGGGTCTTCATTTCATAGCACCTCACATcgagaaatcatgcagaattatgttgctgatGATTTTGGGAAGATATATACGGTTGATGGAGAGGCAttggatgtagtgggagtgggtgatgtgAACATCACACTTCCAAATAGAAGCGTGTGGACTTTACAGTAAGTCAAACATGTtccaaatctgaaaaaaaaaacttatctcTGTGGGACAGCTTAATGACAACGGTTTTGCAGTAGCGTTCTTTGGAGGAGTttggaagatcactaagggtgTGCTGGTTTTAGCTCATGGTAAAAGatctaattatttgtatttaacatcaggGTCCAGTGATGTGCAGAGAAATACAAAAGTGCAAAAAGACAGATTTGATCGTGCAAAACATATGAGGAAGCCAAAGGGAGTTAGCTTTGTCGTTCCTCATGAAAGCCTGGGAAAGTTGGCTAAAGTTGTCAAGATTGGTTTGAGACCAGATACTTCCGGTGCAGTGAGAGTTGTGAGTTGCCCTTTGGATGTGCTGACAAAGGGTGATGTACGTAGAAGACTGAAGTTGGGCTTGACTTCAGTGTGTCTTCTAGCTTGAAGAAGGGAGTTGTGAGCTGCAAAGATGATAGGGTTTGGCTGGAAATAGTGGTTGGCATGTGGACATCCAGTCTCCAAGTGAGAGATTGTGTGGGGTGTATGTGaagactggttttggagctgaaaaatgtGTTTGCTGAAAATTGACTTGACAGTGCACTTGAATGAAGTTCGCTTGACATACTGCTCAAATGAAGTTTAAGTCCGAGAGTTCGCTTGAGTCCTGCTTGACACCCtgctcgagcgagacacaaactcTAATATTCGCTCAACACCCGCTCGAGCTAATGTTTATTTTGTCGTTCGCTCGAGGCGTGCTTGACACGCcgtttgctatatatatgtcatatttgacATGTCTTGTACGATCTTAAGTATATTTTGAAAGAGAACAATTGTttagtgagtgcatattgtgtgagagagaaaaaagttctAAAGAGTGTGAGTTGAAATTGAGTGATTATAATATCctttggttaataagatttctacagctctgtggacgtaggcaatttgtcAAACCATTTATATTTTACGTCGTGTGTTtaattgtgttgcttttactttatttgctaTCTTTGGTGTGTGTGTATTTTGCACattggtgtgtgtgttttgcacaacatttcacaatatctttttatttttactgagtgcatatatgtatacatgtaAAAATGCCTTGAGTGCATATGTATGCGGCCATGATCTCAAATG
Protein-coding sequences here:
- the LOC108979684 gene encoding transcription factor bHLH146-like, which gives rise to MERQMRTKRRIYSLEPNEKVRAVFTRRYVDHLVPALLKINQKILSDENDNQPKDRLEKLVRHEVDMAMVLSAEEFAWSRALKLKLQTNDDHHDAGGFTNSSSFHHLTSSNSHYTCRQNNGKISLPVSNALIPKKFSQNPNYSKPELKKLITRSNRRSVILRKKDGSEEQKISSSQLKNLRNLLPGGNEMDADDELLKEVGSYITCLELQVNALRFLVENTS